A window of the Streptomyces formicae genome harbors these coding sequences:
- a CDS encoding alkaline phosphatase D family protein, protein MTPAQQHSDEFRAAARHLGRRRFLTVTGAAAAVAFAGNLPAAGAAAAAELDAKKLDQDPFTLGVASGDPLPGSVVLWTRLATRPYEPGSGLPDSRITVRWELAHDERFTRVARRGQATAHPEFDHSVHVEVTGLDADRVYYYRFRAGSWISPTGRTRTAPRAGARISELKLAAVSCQAYHDGYFTAYKHLAEEELDIVFHLGDYLYEYAVSAVGGARNYTDRRLPAHFNRETITLEDYRLRYGLYRSDPDLAAAHAAHPFAVTWDDHETENNYADETPENDVPAEEFLLRRAAAYRAYWENQPLRRPQQPEGADMRLYRRLRYGRLAQFDILDTRQYRSDQAYGDGWQYPGPESEDPARTMTGETQERWLLDGWQASNAVWNVVPQQVTFARRRDVPASPYKLSMDAWDGYPASRKRILDGAEAAGIDNLVVLTGDVHVGYAFDLKKDYDDPASRTVGTEFVATSVSSGKDGADKPANWDNLTQANPHMKFYNGRRGYVTVTLTTEQARADFKTLAAVTTPGAPITTAASFVTEAGNPGLTPA, encoded by the coding sequence ATGACACCCGCACAGCAGCACTCGGACGAATTCCGCGCCGCCGCCCGCCACTTGGGACGCCGCCGCTTCCTCACCGTCACCGGCGCCGCCGCCGCGGTCGCCTTCGCCGGGAACCTTCCGGCCGCCGGTGCCGCTGCCGCTGCCGAGCTCGACGCGAAGAAGCTCGACCAGGACCCGTTCACCCTCGGCGTCGCCTCCGGCGACCCGCTGCCCGGCTCCGTGGTGCTGTGGACCCGGCTCGCGACGCGGCCGTACGAGCCCGGCAGCGGACTGCCGGACTCCCGCATCACGGTCAGGTGGGAGCTCGCCCACGACGAGCGCTTCACGCGCGTCGCCAGACGCGGGCAGGCCACCGCCCACCCGGAGTTCGACCACAGCGTCCACGTCGAGGTCACCGGCCTCGACGCCGACCGCGTCTACTACTACCGCTTCCGCGCCGGCAGCTGGATCAGCCCCACCGGCCGCACCCGCACCGCGCCCAGGGCCGGCGCCCGGATATCCGAGCTGAAACTCGCAGCCGTCTCCTGCCAGGCGTACCACGACGGCTACTTCACGGCGTACAAGCACCTCGCCGAGGAAGAGCTCGACATCGTTTTCCACCTCGGCGACTACCTCTACGAGTACGCCGTCAGCGCCGTCGGCGGCGCCCGCAACTACACCGACCGCCGGCTGCCCGCCCACTTCAACCGCGAGACCATCACCCTGGAGGACTACCGGCTGCGCTACGGCCTCTACCGCAGCGACCCGGACCTCGCCGCCGCGCACGCCGCGCACCCGTTCGCCGTCACCTGGGACGACCACGAGACCGAGAACAACTACGCGGACGAGACGCCCGAGAACGACGTCCCCGCGGAGGAGTTCCTGCTGCGCCGCGCCGCCGCCTACCGCGCCTACTGGGAGAACCAGCCGCTGCGCAGGCCCCAGCAGCCCGAAGGCGCCGACATGCGGCTCTACCGCCGGCTGCGGTACGGGCGGCTCGCCCAGTTCGACATCCTCGACACCCGCCAGTACCGCTCCGACCAGGCGTACGGCGACGGCTGGCAGTACCCCGGGCCCGAGTCCGAGGACCCGGCGCGCACCATGACCGGCGAGACGCAGGAGCGGTGGCTGCTCGACGGCTGGCAGGCGTCGAACGCCGTGTGGAACGTCGTCCCGCAGCAGGTCACCTTCGCCCGGCGGCGCGACGTCCCGGCCTCCCCGTACAAGCTCTCCATGGACGCCTGGGACGGCTACCCGGCATCCCGCAAGCGGATCCTGGACGGTGCCGAGGCCGCGGGGATCGACAACCTCGTCGTGCTGACCGGCGACGTCCACGTCGGCTACGCCTTCGACCTGAAGAAGGACTACGACGACCCGGCCTCGCGGACCGTCGGCACCGAGTTCGTCGCCACCTCCGTCAGCAGCGGCAAGGACGGCGCCGACAAGCCCGCGAACTGGGACAACCTCACCCAGGCCAACCCGCACATGAAGTTCTACAACGGCCGCCGCGGCTATGTGACGGTCACGCTCACCACCGAGCAGGCCCGCGCCGACTTCAAGACGCTCGCCGCGGTGACGACGCCGGGCGCGCCGATCACCACGGCCGCGTCCTTCGTCACCGAGGCCGGCAACCCGGGCCTCACACCGGCATAG
- a CDS encoding cytochrome P450 gives MEETVSHEAMSLLGQLRSGPESVEPYPIYAKLRDLGPLLRMTVGTYLATDAPTCREVLRRPEWTVPTPQWKDVNRPAWRTHPSLIAAGKTLMQHNPPMHTLQRGAIGRYFKPGALDELESVIQEIADRRLAELAEQIAVKRRADYAALVAHLVPMEVLCRLLGLPDDVDALVQASRNYRYAMELWPGRGQLLEADISADAVAAYLTVALGERSRCPATDVLGDLLTFENSERVPSAALDLATTVLVAGWETTAAMLNSMLLGLSRYPEQAAWLRGHPGALPDACAELIRWDPPIQMASRVAARDTVLAGVSIPAGRAVIALIGSAEHDPREVQEPGSLDFTRPARRSLAFGVGMHYCLGAHLAQLEARIMLRALLRRLPNLKVAGPAIRQRGIVFRSLRSLPVELA, from the coding sequence ATGGAAGAGACTGTCAGCCATGAGGCGATGTCGCTGCTCGGCCAACTGCGAAGCGGCCCAGAGAGCGTCGAGCCCTACCCGATCTACGCGAAGCTGCGAGACCTGGGCCCTCTGCTGCGGATGACCGTGGGAACGTATCTGGCGACCGACGCACCTACGTGCCGCGAGGTGCTCCGCAGACCTGAGTGGACGGTGCCCACCCCCCAGTGGAAAGACGTCAACCGGCCCGCATGGCGCACGCATCCCTCACTCATCGCCGCAGGCAAGACATTGATGCAGCACAACCCACCGATGCACACACTTCAGCGCGGGGCGATCGGCCGGTACTTCAAACCGGGCGCATTGGATGAACTCGAATCAGTCATCCAGGAGATCGCCGATCGACGGCTGGCCGAGCTGGCCGAGCAGATTGCGGTGAAACGTCGGGCGGACTACGCGGCCCTGGTCGCGCATCTGGTGCCGATGGAAGTCCTGTGCAGGCTGCTGGGCCTGCCCGACGACGTCGACGCTCTGGTACAGGCCAGCCGGAACTACCGGTACGCCATGGAGTTGTGGCCAGGGCGCGGGCAGCTCCTGGAGGCCGACATATCGGCGGACGCGGTCGCGGCTTACCTCACGGTCGCCCTCGGGGAACGCAGCAGATGCCCCGCCACAGACGTGCTCGGTGATCTCCTCACCTTCGAGAATTCCGAGCGTGTCCCTTCGGCCGCGCTGGATCTGGCCACCACCGTGCTCGTGGCAGGCTGGGAGACCACAGCGGCGATGCTGAACAGCATGTTGCTCGGCCTCAGCCGCTACCCCGAACAGGCGGCCTGGCTGCGTGGCCACCCAGGGGCGCTCCCCGACGCGTGCGCCGAGCTGATCCGCTGGGATCCGCCGATCCAGATGGCCAGCCGGGTTGCCGCCCGGGATACGGTTCTGGCCGGGGTGTCGATCCCTGCTGGGCGGGCGGTGATCGCGCTCATCGGTTCAGCCGAGCACGACCCGAGGGAAGTCCAAGAACCTGGCAGCCTGGACTTCACCCGGCCCGCGCGGCGGTCGCTCGCCTTCGGTGTAGGGATGCACTACTGCCTTGGCGCACATCTGGCCCAACTCGAAGCAAGGATCATGCTGCGCGCCCTGCTCAGGCGGCTTCCCAACCTGAAGGTCGCCGGGCCGGCGATCCGGCAACGGGGCATAGTCTTCCGGAGCCTCCGCAGTCTCCCCGTGGAACTCGCATGA
- a CDS encoding multidrug effflux MFS transporter, whose translation MPESGPTRTQGHISLAAQASAPVLAQASAPAQASVPAPSPVAPRAAARRAGLLVTLVLGGLTALPPLSMDTYLPALPEVTGSLHAPAATVQLTLTACLAGMALGQLVVGPMSDRWGRRRPLLAGMLVYVVATAVCALAPTIGLLIAFRLLQGLAGAAGIVIARAVVRDLYDGVEMARFFSTLMLISGAAPIVAPLVGGQILQVTDWRGVFHVLTVVGVLLTLVVWRWLHETLPPERRHGGGVGTALRTMRGLLADRVFTGYMLSGSLAFAALFAYIAASPFVVQEIYGASPQTFSLLFGLNSIGLVAIGQINGKVLVGRVSLDKALGFGLAVIVVAALALLLLTTGVFGEVGLAPVAAGLFVLMSAMGLAMPNTNAQALMRTPHAAGSASALLGTSSFLIGAVASPLVGIAGEATAVPMAVVQLVCALGAVACFLGLCRPWRTASEAAHSV comes from the coding sequence ATGCCGGAGAGCGGCCCGACCCGTACGCAAGGACACATATCCCTCGCCGCACAGGCATCCGCACCGGTACTGGCACAGGCATCCGCACCGGCACAGGCGTCAGTGCCCGCACCGTCCCCCGTGGCACCGCGCGCCGCGGCCCGCCGCGCCGGTCTCCTCGTCACGCTCGTGCTCGGCGGCCTCACCGCGCTGCCGCCGCTTTCCATGGACACGTACCTCCCGGCCCTGCCCGAGGTCACCGGCTCGCTGCACGCCCCCGCCGCCACCGTTCAGCTCACGCTCACCGCCTGCCTCGCCGGCATGGCGCTCGGCCAGCTCGTCGTCGGCCCCATGAGCGACAGATGGGGCCGCCGCCGCCCGCTGCTCGCCGGCATGCTCGTGTACGTCGTCGCCACCGCGGTCTGCGCCCTCGCGCCCACCATCGGACTGCTCATCGCCTTCCGGCTGCTCCAGGGCCTCGCGGGCGCCGCGGGCATCGTCATCGCCCGCGCGGTCGTCCGCGACCTGTACGACGGCGTGGAGATGGCCCGCTTCTTCTCGACCCTGATGCTGATCTCCGGGGCCGCCCCGATCGTCGCCCCCCTCGTCGGCGGCCAGATCCTCCAGGTCACGGACTGGCGCGGCGTCTTCCACGTCCTGACCGTGGTCGGGGTGCTGCTCACCCTCGTCGTGTGGCGCTGGCTGCACGAGACGCTGCCGCCCGAGCGGCGGCACGGCGGTGGTGTCGGCACTGCGCTGCGCACCATGCGCGGGCTGCTCGCCGACCGCGTCTTCACCGGCTACATGCTGTCCGGATCGCTCGCCTTCGCGGCGCTGTTCGCCTACATCGCGGCCTCGCCGTTCGTCGTCCAGGAGATCTACGGCGCCTCGCCGCAGACCTTCAGCCTGCTCTTCGGGCTCAACTCGATCGGCCTCGTCGCGATCGGGCAGATCAACGGGAAGGTGCTCGTCGGCCGGGTCAGCCTCGACAAGGCGCTCGGCTTCGGGCTCGCGGTGATCGTGGTGGCGGCGCTCGCGCTGCTGCTCCTGACGACGGGGGTCTTCGGCGAGGTCGGGCTCGCGCCGGTCGCCGCCGGTCTCTTCGTCCTGATGTCCGCGATGGGCCTGGCGATGCCGAACACCAACGCCCAGGCGCTGATGCGTACCCCGCACGCCGCGGGTTCGGCCTCCGCGCTGCTCGGCACCTCCTCCTTCCTCATCGGGGCGGTCGCGTCCCCGCTGGTCGGGATCGCGGGGGAGGCGACCGCGGTGCCGATGGCCGTGGTGCAGCTGGTGTGCGCGCTCGGCGCGGTCGCGTGCTTCCTCGGCCTGTGCCGCCCGTGGCGCACGGCGTCCGAGGCCGCTCACAGCGTCTGA
- a CDS encoding SDR family oxidoreductase, translating into MNAEVRSAVVTGAGSGIGRSVALALAAAGWSLALAGRRTEALEETASLAGDGADVLCVPTDVTSPEAVDALFAAVRERHGRVDLLFNNAGTFGPRAVPVEDLAYEAWRAVVDVNLTGSFLCAQAAFRTMKAQDPQGGRIINNGSVSAHVPRPHSIAYTATKHAMTGLTKSLSLDGRPYRIACGQLDIGNAATEMTSRMQTGTLQADGRLAPEPVMDARDVARVVVQMAELPLEANVQFATVMATAMPYVGRG; encoded by the coding sequence ATGAACGCAGAGGTGAGAAGTGCGGTGGTGACGGGTGCGGGCTCGGGCATCGGCCGGAGCGTCGCGCTGGCCCTGGCGGCCGCGGGCTGGTCGCTCGCCCTGGCGGGCCGGCGGACCGAGGCTCTGGAGGAGACGGCGTCCCTGGCGGGCGACGGCGCGGACGTCCTGTGCGTCCCCACCGACGTGACGTCGCCGGAGGCGGTCGATGCCCTCTTCGCCGCGGTCCGCGAGCGGCACGGCCGCGTGGACCTCCTCTTCAACAACGCGGGCACCTTCGGGCCGCGCGCGGTGCCGGTCGAGGACCTCGCGTACGAGGCGTGGCGCGCGGTGGTGGACGTCAACCTGACGGGTTCGTTCCTGTGCGCCCAGGCGGCGTTCCGGACGATGAAGGCCCAGGACCCGCAGGGCGGCCGCATCATCAACAACGGGTCGGTCTCGGCCCATGTGCCACGCCCGCACTCGATCGCCTACACGGCGACGAAGCACGCCATGACCGGCCTGACCAAGTCCCTCTCCCTGGACGGCCGTCCCTACCGCATCGCCTGCGGCCAGCTCGACATCGGCAACGCGGCGACGGAGATGACCTCACGCATGCAGACGGGCACGCTCCAGGCGGACGGCCGGCTGGCCCCGGAACCGGTGATGGACGCGAGGGACGTGGCACGGGTGGTGGTGCAGATGGCGGAGCTACCGCTGGAGGCGAACGTGCAGTTCGCGACGGTGATGGCGACGGCGATGCCGTACGTCGGCCGGGGCTGA
- a CDS encoding bifunctional DNA primase/polymerase: MGDGTDRNRGADAESRTSWESLLPQWLRRRPREDAGDGSDHRLALLLATAAAGLPLAPAAHPAGYSCSCERIGCPTPARHPVSFAWQTQCSTDPGTIQRWAEDQPEANFITATGMVHDVLDVPLEAGRAALERLLAEGVDVGPVTESGPDRMLFFTATRGTPEDEDEWWPCELDCHPETMDEHPGLRWHSRGSYVLVPPARLPDGHTVDWAHGPEHPLPDPLTLLEALADACAKYAEETGDQEHGHHSQAWPLHR, translated from the coding sequence ATGGGCGACGGGACCGACCGTAATCGCGGCGCGGACGCGGAGAGCAGGACGTCCTGGGAGAGCCTGCTTCCACAGTGGCTGCGCAGGCGCCCCCGCGAGGACGCCGGGGACGGCTCCGACCACCGCCTGGCCCTGCTGCTGGCCACCGCCGCCGCCGGACTGCCGCTCGCGCCCGCCGCCCACCCCGCCGGTTACAGCTGCTCCTGCGAGCGCATCGGCTGTCCCACCCCCGCCCGGCATCCCGTCTCCTTCGCCTGGCAGACGCAGTGCTCGACCGACCCCGGCACGATCCAGCGCTGGGCGGAGGACCAGCCCGAGGCGAACTTCATCACCGCCACCGGCATGGTCCACGACGTCCTCGACGTACCGCTGGAGGCCGGACGCGCGGCGCTGGAGCGGCTGCTCGCGGAGGGCGTAGACGTCGGCCCGGTGACCGAGTCCGGCCCCGACCGCATGCTGTTCTTCACCGCCACGCGCGGCACGCCCGAGGACGAGGACGAGTGGTGGCCCTGTGAGCTGGACTGCCACCCCGAGACGATGGACGAGCATCCGGGCCTGCGCTGGCACAGCCGCGGCAGCTACGTCCTCGTACCGCCCGCGCGCCTGCCCGACGGCCACACGGTCGACTGGGCACACGGGCCCGAGCATCCCCTGCCGGACCCGCTGACGCTGCTGGAGGCGCTGGCCGACGCGTGCGCCAAGTACGCGGAGGAGACCGGCGACCAGGAGCACGGGCACCACAGCCAGGCGTGGCCCCTGCACCGCTGA
- a CDS encoding TetR/AcrR family transcriptional regulator — MAETRPPDASRRSERSRRAIYDAALALVGEAGYTRTTIEGIAARAGVGKQTIYRWWPSKAAVLLDAFLDRAEQAAQGEPDLPDTGDLEADLKLVLRATVDELNSPVYDAPARALAAESVSDPALAAQFVERLLEPSLQMYVRRLDAARAAGHVRAGIDPRIALELLVGPLAHRWLLRTLPLTHEYADKVVEYALYGLAPRD; from the coding sequence ATGGCAGAGACCAGGCCGCCCGACGCCTCCCGCCGCAGCGAACGCTCCCGCCGCGCCATCTACGACGCCGCCCTCGCCCTCGTCGGCGAGGCGGGCTACACCAGGACGACCATCGAGGGCATCGCCGCCCGCGCGGGCGTCGGGAAACAGACCATCTACCGCTGGTGGCCCTCCAAGGCCGCGGTCCTCCTCGACGCCTTCCTCGACCGCGCCGAGCAGGCGGCGCAGGGCGAGCCCGACCTCCCCGACACCGGCGACCTGGAGGCCGACCTCAAGCTGGTCCTCCGCGCCACCGTCGACGAGCTGAACTCGCCCGTCTACGACGCCCCCGCCCGCGCCCTCGCCGCCGAGAGCGTGAGCGACCCCGCCCTCGCCGCCCAGTTCGTCGAGAGGCTTCTCGAACCCTCCCTCCAGATGTACGTCCGCAGGCTGGACGCCGCGCGGGCCGCCGGGCACGTACGCGCCGGCATCGACCCGCGCATCGCCCTGGAGCTCCTCGTCGGCCCGCTCGCCCACCGCTGGCTGCTGCGCACCCTGCCGCTCACCCACGAGTACGCCGACAAGGTCGTCGAGTACGCGCTGTACGGACTCGCGCCCAGGGACTGA
- a CDS encoding PhzF family phenazine biosynthesis protein, with translation MAISGAQPEVLRYTAFSTDPAGGNPAGVVLDASGLDEAAMLAVAAEVGYSESAFLTPAPEGGERAYAVRYFSPKAEVPFCGHATVASALALAERIGPGKLVLTTRAGTVPVEVTEADGALRATLTSVEPRVEEVADDDLAEALAALDWAGHDDLDPAFPPRVAFAGARHLVVAAATRARLADLTYDFARLEALMHRLDLTTVQLVWRESATVFHVRDPFPVGGVVEDPATGAAAAAFGAYARELGLVPEEAVLTLRQGEDLGRPGVLTVTLRAGDPRVRVSGAGTRIG, from the coding sequence ATGGCGATCAGCGGAGCACAGCCCGAGGTCCTGCGGTACACCGCCTTCTCGACCGACCCCGCCGGGGGCAATCCCGCTGGCGTCGTCCTCGACGCCTCCGGGCTGGACGAGGCCGCCATGCTCGCCGTCGCCGCGGAGGTGGGGTACTCGGAGTCCGCGTTCCTGACGCCCGCGCCGGAGGGCGGCGAGCGGGCGTACGCCGTGCGCTACTTCAGCCCGAAGGCCGAGGTGCCGTTCTGCGGGCACGCGACCGTCGCGAGCGCCCTCGCGCTCGCCGAGCGGATCGGTCCGGGGAAGCTGGTCCTCACGACGCGGGCCGGCACCGTGCCGGTGGAGGTCACCGAGGCCGACGGGGCGCTGCGGGCCACGCTCACGAGCGTCGAGCCGCGCGTCGAGGAGGTCGCGGACGACGACCTGGCCGAGGCGCTCGCCGCACTGGACTGGGCCGGGCATGACGACCTGGACCCGGCGTTCCCTCCCCGTGTCGCCTTCGCCGGCGCCCGCCATCTCGTCGTCGCCGCCGCGACCCGCGCGCGTCTCGCGGACCTGACGTACGACTTCGCGCGCCTCGAAGCCCTCATGCACCGGCTGGACCTGACGACCGTGCAGCTGGTGTGGCGGGAGTCGGCCACGGTCTTCCACGTGCGCGACCCGTTCCCCGTCGGGGGCGTCGTCGAGGACCCGGCGACCGGCGCGGCGGCGGCCGCCTTCGGGGCGTACGCGCGCGAGCTCGGACTGGTGCCCGAGGAGGCGGTCCTCACCCTCCGCCAGGGCGAGGACCTGGGCCGTCCGGGCGTGCTGACGGTGACCCTGCGGGCGGGCGACCCACGGGTGCGCGTCAGCGGGGCGGGTACGCGCATCGGCTGA
- a CDS encoding Gfo/Idh/MocA family protein → MGDTVRWGVLATGGIAAQFTADLNAMPDAEVVAVASRTDASAAAFAERFGIPRAYGDWAALAADEDVDVVYVATPHAAHRAAAGLCLEAGKAVLCEKAFTLNTAEAEELVALARSRGLFLMEAMWMYCNPVVRRMTELVRDGAIGEVRTIHADFGLAGPFAADHRLRDPAAGGGALLDLGVYPVSFAQLLLGEPDSVQAHALLSDEGVDLNTGILLGWAESGASALLSCSIVADTPMTASVTGSKGRIELPRGFFHPERFVLHREGREPEEYAPGNERYSFRYEAAEVMRCLRAGETESPLVPLDGSLAVMRTLDAVRDRVGVRYPGELAAMPV, encoded by the coding sequence ATGGGTGACACGGTGCGGTGGGGTGTGCTGGCGACAGGCGGCATCGCGGCGCAGTTCACGGCGGATCTGAACGCCATGCCGGACGCGGAGGTCGTCGCGGTGGCCTCCCGCACGGACGCGTCGGCCGCGGCCTTCGCCGAGCGGTTCGGGATACCGAGGGCGTACGGGGACTGGGCGGCGCTCGCCGCCGACGAGGACGTGGACGTCGTGTACGTCGCGACCCCGCACGCGGCGCACCGGGCGGCCGCCGGGCTCTGCCTGGAGGCGGGCAAGGCGGTGCTGTGCGAGAAGGCGTTCACGCTGAACACCGCCGAGGCCGAGGAGCTGGTGGCGCTGGCGCGCTCCCGCGGCCTGTTCCTCATGGAGGCCATGTGGATGTACTGCAATCCGGTCGTCCGGCGCATGACGGAGCTGGTGCGCGACGGGGCGATCGGCGAGGTCCGTACGATCCACGCCGACTTCGGGCTCGCGGGCCCGTTCGCGGCGGACCACCGGCTGCGCGACCCGGCCGCCGGCGGCGGCGCACTGCTGGACCTCGGGGTGTACCCGGTGTCGTTCGCGCAGCTGCTGCTCGGTGAGCCCGATTCCGTCCAGGCGCATGCGCTGCTCTCCGACGAGGGCGTGGACCTGAACACGGGCATCCTGCTGGGCTGGGCGGAGTCGGGGGCGTCGGCGCTGCTGTCCTGCTCGATCGTCGCGGACACCCCGATGACGGCGTCGGTGACGGGGTCGAAGGGCCGGATCGAGCTGCCGCGCGGCTTCTTCCACCCGGAGCGGTTCGTGCTGCACCGGGAGGGCCGCGAGCCGGAGGAGTACGCGCCCGGCAACGAGCGGTACTCGTTCCGGTACGAGGCGGCGGAGGTGATGCGGTGTCTGCGGGCGGGCGAGACGGAGTCGCCGCTGGTGCCGCTGGACGGTTCGCTCGCGGTGATGCGGACGCTCGACGCGGTACGGGACCGCGTCGGCGTCCGCTATCCGGGCGAGCTCGCCGCTATGCCGGTGTGA
- the ddaH gene encoding dimethylargininase produces MHAQTPCAAAVREEPALPRDARSRRYLMCPPTHFEVTYSINPWMDPGKPVDLSLALAQWETLRDRYRALGHTVELLEPRADLPDMVYAANGATVVDGRVLGARFAHREREAEAAAHLEWFRANGFTEIHEPAHINEGEGDFAVTSTYILAGRGFRSSPLSHDEAQEFFGRPVIGLELVDPRYYHLDTALSVLDDETDEIMYYPGAFSPGSRAVLARLFPDALIAREADAAALGLNAVSDGRHVLLPQGAVGLFGPLRARDFEPVGVDLSELLKGGGSVKCCTQELRP; encoded by the coding sequence CTGCACGCACAGACACCGTGCGCCGCTGCCGTTCGTGAGGAGCCTGCATTGCCTCGTGACGCCCGTTCCCGCCGCTACCTCATGTGCCCACCCACGCACTTCGAGGTGACGTACTCCATCAACCCCTGGATGGACCCCGGGAAACCCGTCGACCTGTCGCTGGCGCTCGCCCAGTGGGAGACCCTGCGCGACCGCTACCGCGCACTCGGCCACACCGTGGAACTGCTGGAGCCGCGGGCGGACCTGCCCGACATGGTCTACGCCGCGAACGGCGCGACCGTGGTGGACGGGCGCGTGCTCGGGGCGCGCTTCGCCCACCGCGAGCGGGAGGCGGAGGCGGCGGCCCACCTGGAGTGGTTCCGCGCGAACGGATTCACCGAGATCCACGAGCCGGCCCACATCAACGAGGGCGAGGGCGACTTCGCGGTGACCTCGACGTACATACTGGCGGGGCGGGGCTTCCGGTCGAGCCCGCTGTCGCACGACGAGGCGCAGGAGTTCTTCGGCCGGCCGGTGATCGGGCTGGAGCTGGTGGACCCGCGCTACTACCACCTGGACACGGCGCTGTCCGTCCTCGACGACGAGACGGACGAGATCATGTACTACCCCGGTGCCTTCTCCCCCGGCAGCCGCGCGGTCCTCGCCCGCCTCTTCCCCGACGCCCTCATCGCCCGCGAGGCGGACGCGGCGGCGCTCGGTCTGAACGCGGTGAGCGACGGCCGCCACGTCCTGCTCCCGCAGGGGGCGGTGGGCCTCTTCGGACCGCTGCGAGCCCGTGACTTCGAGCCGGTGGGCGTCGATCTGAGCGAGCTCCTCAAGGGCGGCGGCAGCGTCAAGTGCTGCACCCAGGAGCTCCGCCCCTGA
- a CDS encoding nuclear transport factor 2 family protein encodes MTIRPDQLNDPAVRAFVKALNSGDRDAFLAILTPDATMSDDGSDRDLADWTDKEIFSSRGHMEVESQSADGRELVARYRNETWGEMRTKWKFTVEGEKIARFDTGQA; translated from the coding sequence GTGACCATCCGCCCCGACCAGCTCAACGACCCCGCCGTGCGCGCCTTCGTCAAGGCCCTCAATTCCGGTGATCGCGACGCCTTCCTGGCGATCCTGACGCCGGACGCGACCATGTCCGACGACGGCTCGGACCGGGATCTCGCCGACTGGACCGACAAGGAGATCTTCTCCTCGCGCGGTCACATGGAGGTCGAGTCGCAGTCGGCCGACGGGCGTGAGCTGGTCGCCCGCTACCGCAACGAGACGTGGGGCGAGATGCGGACGAAGTGGAAGTTCACCGTCGAGGGCGAGAAGATTGCACGCTTCGACACCGGACAGGCATAG
- a CDS encoding helix-turn-helix domain-containing protein, translating to MRIEQGHTAATIATLIRIADAIGVPLAELVRE from the coding sequence GTGCGCATCGAGCAGGGGCATACCGCGGCCACGATCGCCACCCTGATCCGTATCGCCGACGCGATCGGTGTCCCGCTCGCCGAGCTCGTACGCGAATGA